One window of the Lactobacillus sp. PV034 genome contains the following:
- the pyrH gene encoding UMP kinase yields MSQVKYKRVILKVSGEALAGEKGTGINPEVISHLAEEIKSVHDMGVEIGIVCGGGNMWRGETGAKMGMERAQADYMGMLATIMNGLALQDGLENLGVPTRVQTSIEMRQVAEPYIRRKAIRHLEKGRVVIFSGGTGNPYFSTDTTAALRAAEIGADVILMAKNGVDGVYSADPKVDPAAKKYDELTQLDVISKGLNVMDKTASSLSMDNNIPLVVFNVNEPGNIKKVVMGENIGTVVKGGK; encoded by the coding sequence ATGAGTCAAGTTAAATATAAACGTGTAATTTTAAAAGTTTCCGGCGAAGCCTTAGCTGGCGAAAAGGGAACAGGTATTAATCCTGAAGTTATTAGTCACTTAGCCGAAGAAATCAAATCAGTTCATGATATGGGCGTTGAAATTGGTATTGTCTGTGGCGGTGGAAACATGTGGCGTGGTGAAACTGGCGCTAAAATGGGTATGGAAAGAGCACAAGCCGATTACATGGGTATGCTTGCTACAATTATGAATGGCTTAGCATTGCAAGATGGTTTAGAAAACTTAGGCGTACCAACTCGTGTTCAAACTTCAATTGAAATGCGCCAAGTTGCTGAACCTTATATTCGTAGAAAGGCAATTCGTCACTTGGAAAAGGGACGTGTAGTGATTTTTAGTGGTGGTACTGGTAATCCATACTTTTCAACCGATACTACGGCTGCCCTTAGAGCTGCTGAAATTGGTGCAGACGTAATCTTGATGGCTAAAAATGGTGTTGACGGTGTATATTCAGCTGATCCAAAAGTTGATCCTGCAGCAAAGAAATATGATGAACTAACACAATTAGATGTTATTTCTAAAGGCTTAAACGTAATGGATAAGACTGCAAGCTCACTTTCAATGGATAATAATATTCCTCTTGTTGTATTTAATGTAAATGAACCAGGCAATATTAAAAAGGTTGTCATGGGTGAAAATATCGGTACTGTAGTTAAAGGTGGTAAATAA
- the frr gene encoding ribosome recycling factor translates to MGNEAIDKARSNMDKSIAVYQKELGGIRAGVANASLLDGINVEYYGSPTPLNQMASISIPEARVLMITPYDKSSLDDIEHAILASDIGITPANDGTVIRVVIPQLTGERRQEIAKQVGKLAEQAKIAVRNVRREAMDSLKRQQKDGDITEDEQRGLEKKVQKVTDDATKRIDELADEKSKEITQG, encoded by the coding sequence ATGGGAAACGAAGCAATTGATAAAGCAAGAAGCAATATGGATAAATCTATTGCTGTTTATCAAAAAGAATTAGGTGGTATTCGTGCGGGTGTTGCAAATGCCAGCTTATTAGATGGAATCAATGTTGAATACTATGGTTCTCCAACTCCTTTGAACCAAATGGCCAGTATTTCTATTCCAGAAGCTAGAGTTTTAATGATTACTCCTTATGATAAATCAAGTTTAGATGATATCGAGCATGCAATTTTAGCTTCTGATATCGGTATTACTCCTGCAAATGATGGAACAGTAATTAGAGTGGTTATTCCCCAACTTACTGGTGAACGTCGTCAAGAAATTGCTAAACAAGTAGGTAAATTAGCAGAACAAGCTAAGATTGCCGTTAGAAATGTTAGACGTGAAGCAATGGATTCACTTAAGCGTCAACAAAAAGATGGCGACATTACAGAAGATGAACAACGTGGACTCGAAAAAAAAGTACAAAAAGTAACAGATGATGCTACTAAACGTATTGATGAGTTAGCCGACGAAAAGAGTAAAGAAATTACTCAAGGTTAA
- a CDS encoding isoprenyl transferase yields MSNEKKPLNHLAIIMDGNGRWAKKRHKPRFMGHKEGMNNIRRIALAANDLGIKVLTLYAFSTENWGRPTDEVNYLMKLPINFFDKFMPELMEKNVRVNIMGYADELPEKTSQITQKAMADTANNTGMILNFAFNYGSRREMISGVKKIAQQVKTGKLSLDEINENLFAKELMTAKLAPYEDPDLLIRTSGEERISNFLLWQIAYTEFSFTKKLWPDFNEEDLKKLIEEYQTRDRRFGKV; encoded by the coding sequence ATGAGTAATGAAAAAAAGCCATTAAATCATTTAGCTATTATTATGGATGGTAATGGACGTTGGGCTAAAAAACGTCATAAGCCAAGATTTATGGGGCATAAGGAAGGAATGAATAATATCCGAAGAATTGCGCTGGCCGCTAATGATTTGGGTATTAAAGTTCTGACACTTTATGCCTTTTCTACTGAAAATTGGGGCCGTCCTACTGATGAGGTTAACTATTTAATGAAGTTACCAATTAATTTTTTTGATAAATTTATGCCTGAATTAATGGAAAAGAATGTTCGGGTTAATATAATGGGATATGCTGATGAGTTACCAGAAAAAACTTCTCAGATCACACAGAAAGCTATGGCTGATACCGCAAATAATACAGGCATGATTTTAAATTTCGCTTTTAATTATGGCTCTAGACGAGAAATGATTAGTGGTGTAAAGAAGATTGCCCAACAAGTTAAAACGGGTAAGCTAAGCCTTGATGAAATTAATGAAAATTTATTTGCTAAGGAATTAATGACGGCCAAGCTTGCACCGTATGAAGATCCGGATTTATTAATTAGAACTTCAGGAGAAGAAAGAATTTCAAACTTCTTGCTTTGGCAGATAGCATATACAGAATTTTCATTTACAAAAAAACTTTGGCCTGATTTTAATGAAGAAGATTTAAAAAAATTAATTGAAGAATATCAAACTCGTGATCGGAGATTTGGTAAAGTTTAA
- a CDS encoding phosphatidate cytidylyltransferase — MKQRVITAVIALILFIPIVVVGGIWIDLLTCLFAVVGIGEIFIMKKQIIVSWDFVLALLATLTITLPNAFFNFLPAFLNRYDIFYIFVMLMLVRTVVSKNKETFDDAGVYTLAALYIGTGFHYMAAIRNVNDGYGLAILCYAFVVVWTTDIGAYLIGRKFGKTNLWPVISPNKTWEGSIGAMICAVICAAIYVYLVPTDRNKAMMIGLALVLSIIGQIGDLVESAFKRFYGVKDSGRILPGHGGILDRFDSMLFVLPVVAFLGIL, encoded by the coding sequence ATGAAACAACGTGTAATAACAGCAGTAATTGCTTTAATATTATTTATTCCAATTGTTGTGGTCGGTGGTATATGGATTGACTTACTAACTTGCCTTTTTGCAGTAGTTGGAATTGGTGAAATTTTTATAATGAAGAAGCAAATAATTGTTTCTTGGGATTTTGTTTTAGCCTTATTAGCAACTCTAACTATCACCTTACCTAATGCATTTTTTAACTTTTTACCAGCATTTTTGAATAGATATGACATTTTCTATATTTTTGTAATGTTAATGCTCGTAAGAACTGTTGTCTCGAAAAATAAAGAAACTTTTGATGATGCAGGGGTCTACACTTTAGCAGCTTTGTATATTGGAACTGGGTTCCACTATATGGCCGCAATTAGAAATGTAAACGATGGTTATGGTTTAGCAATTCTTTGCTACGCTTTTGTAGTTGTTTGGACAACTGATATTGGGGCATATCTGATTGGAAGAAAGTTTGGTAAAACTAATCTTTGGCCAGTAATTAGTCCTAATAAAACTTGGGAAGGATCAATTGGGGCAATGATTTGTGCTGTTATTTGTGCTGCAATTTATGTTTATTTAGTTCCTACTGATAGAAATAAGGCAATGATGATAGGATTAGCATTAGTCCTTTCAATTATTGGTCAAATTGGTGACTTGGTTGAATCTGCATTTAAACGTTTCTATGGAGTTAAAGACTCAGGAAGAATATTGCCAGGGCATGGAGGAATCCTTGACAGATTTGATAGTATGCTCTTTGTTCTTCCAGTTGTAGCTTTTTTAGGAATTTTATAG